A window from Nocardioides mesophilus encodes these proteins:
- a CDS encoding thiolase family protein — protein MTAPPQPDAPVIVAARRSPIGTAGRSLATVEAADLAGPVLAAVAADVPGLAPREVVLGNCMGPGGDLARVAALTAGLPVEVTALTVDRQCASGLAAVELAVTGLRTGTGLVLAGGVESASTAPWRFWPPGRGEQPVRYHRAPFAPAASGDPDMGLAADLLAQERGVDRTRQDAYAARSHARAAGAMTAGGFDAELVPVAGVVRDERPRAGLTVQRLARLRPAFRPGGSVTAGNACGVNDGAAAVAVVDAASHRRLGLPGLRVLGTGTAGVDPRRPGIGLVPAVRLALDQAGVALADVDVVELNEAFAGQVLACCDELGLDPERVCPDGGALALGHPWGASGAVLVVRLFSRLVRQRRGELGLAAIAAGGGQGVAMVVQACR, from the coding sequence ATGACAGCCCCGCCGCAGCCCGACGCTCCGGTGATCGTCGCCGCCCGGCGCAGCCCGATCGGGACCGCCGGACGCTCGCTGGCCACCGTCGAGGCCGCCGACCTCGCCGGTCCGGTACTCGCCGCGGTGGCCGCCGACGTACCCGGGCTGGCACCCCGCGAGGTGGTGCTGGGCAACTGCATGGGCCCCGGCGGCGACCTCGCGCGGGTGGCAGCCCTCACCGCCGGCCTGCCGGTCGAGGTCACCGCGTTGACCGTGGACCGGCAGTGCGCGAGCGGCCTGGCCGCCGTGGAGCTCGCCGTCACCGGGCTGCGCACCGGCACCGGCCTGGTCCTGGCCGGCGGCGTCGAGTCGGCCTCGACCGCCCCCTGGCGGTTCTGGCCCCCCGGGCGCGGCGAGCAGCCGGTGCGCTACCACCGGGCCCCGTTCGCCCCGGCGGCGTCCGGGGATCCGGACATGGGGCTGGCCGCGGACCTGCTCGCGCAGGAGCGCGGCGTGGACCGGACCCGCCAGGACGCCTACGCGGCGCGCTCCCACGCGCGGGCGGCCGGGGCCATGACGGCCGGCGGCTTCGACGCCGAGCTCGTCCCGGTCGCCGGGGTGGTCCGCGACGAGCGGCCGCGGGCCGGGTTGACGGTGCAGCGGCTCGCCCGGCTCCGGCCCGCCTTCCGGCCCGGGGGGAGCGTCACCGCCGGCAACGCCTGCGGCGTCAACGACGGCGCCGCCGCGGTCGCGGTGGTGGACGCCGCCAGCCACCGGCGGCTCGGCCTCCCCGGGCTCCGGGTGCTCGGCACCGGCACCGCGGGAGTGGACCCGCGGCGCCCTGGCATCGGACTCGTGCCTGCGGTCCGGCTGGCCCTGGACCAGGCCGGGGTGGCCCTGGCCGACGTCGACGTGGTCGAGTTGAACGAGGCGTTCGCCGGCCAGGTCCTCGCCTGCTGCGACGAGCTCGGGCTGGACCCGGAGCGGGTCTGCCCGGACGGTGGCGCGCTGGCCCTCGGCCATCCCTGGGGCGCCTCCGGGGCGGTGCTGGTGGTCCGGCTGTTCAGCCGGCTGGTGCGGCAGCGGCGCGGTGAGCTGGGCCTGGCCGCCATCGCCGCCGGCGGCGGCCAGGGCGTGGCGATGGTGGTGCAGGCGTGCCGGTGA
- a CDS encoding acVLRF1 family peptidyl-tRNA hydrolase has product MLVPPARVGRWFENFTTRHGESDLRVDRGCLVATAADGAVAEAALPFGASYGGAPDPAAFAAAVAETAAAQTWGLLLVRKGGFAVARVVGDTVAESKVGQRHVQGRTKAGGQSQQRFARRRDNQARQAYEAAAGHAVRILDAGPRLDALVCGGDRQAVEAVLEEPRLAALVARRTGPWLPVPDPRRAVLDQAVLDAVSAAVVVHEPAAAEPG; this is encoded by the coding sequence GTGCTGGTGCCCCCGGCCCGGGTCGGGAGGTGGTTCGAGAACTTCACGACCCGGCACGGCGAGAGCGACCTGAGGGTCGACCGCGGGTGCCTGGTCGCGACCGCCGCTGACGGTGCGGTCGCCGAGGCGGCGCTGCCGTTCGGCGCGTCGTACGGCGGCGCGCCGGACCCCGCCGCGTTCGCCGCCGCGGTCGCGGAGACCGCGGCCGCGCAGACCTGGGGGCTGCTCCTGGTCCGCAAGGGAGGCTTCGCCGTGGCCCGGGTCGTCGGGGACACGGTCGCGGAGTCCAAGGTCGGGCAGCGGCACGTGCAAGGCCGCACCAAGGCCGGCGGGCAGAGCCAGCAGCGGTTCGCCCGGCGACGCGACAACCAGGCCCGGCAGGCCTACGAGGCGGCGGCCGGGCACGCGGTGCGGATCCTCGACGCCGGTCCCCGCCTCGACGCCCTGGTCTGCGGGGGAGACCGGCAGGCCGTCGAGGCGGTGCTCGAGGAGCCGCGCCTCGCCGCGCTGGTCGCCCGGCGCACCGGCCCGTGGCTGCCGGTGCCCGACCCCCGCCGCGCGGTGCTCGACCAGGCCGTCCTGGACGCGGTCTCCGCGGCCGTGGTGGTGCACGAGCCGGCCGCCGCCGAGCCAGGCTGA
- a CDS encoding ABC-F family ATP-binding cassette domain-containing protein codes for MITAHQLEVRAGARLLMSDVSFRVAAGDKVGLVGRNGAGKTTLTRILAREALPAGGSVTVSGEVGYLPQDPRTGDPEVAALDRILSARGLDDVVRRLRESEEEMASEDPEVAERGMRRYTRADNELHAGGGYSAEAEAKQIASSLNIDDRLLAQPLRTLSGGQRRRVELARILFSGAETLLLDEPTNHLDADSIVWLREFLRNHKGGLIVISHDVGLLEACVTKVLHLDANRAEVDVYNMGWSSYLAQRETDERRRKRERQNAERKASTLMDQANKMRAKATKAQAAQSMMKRAERLMEGIEAERNSDRVAKIAFPKPAPCGKTPMTASELSKSYGSLEVFTDVDLAIDRGSRVVILGLNGAGKTTLLRILAGVDRPDTGAVHPGHGLKIGYYAQEHETLDTSRSVLENLRTAAPQLADTEARSVLGSFLFSGDDAQKPAGVLSGGEKTRLALAILVVSSANVLLLDEPTNNLDPASREEVLAAIRSYEGAIILVTHDEGAVTALEPDRVLILPDGVEDLWNEGYADLVSLA; via the coding sequence ATGATCACCGCCCACCAGCTCGAGGTGCGTGCCGGCGCCCGCCTGCTCATGTCCGACGTCTCCTTCCGGGTCGCCGCCGGCGACAAGGTCGGCCTCGTCGGCCGCAACGGCGCCGGCAAGACCACGCTCACCCGGATCCTCGCCCGCGAGGCCCTGCCCGCGGGCGGCTCGGTGACCGTCTCCGGCGAGGTCGGCTACCTGCCGCAGGACCCGCGCACCGGCGACCCCGAGGTCGCGGCCCTGGACCGGATCCTGTCCGCGCGCGGTCTCGACGACGTCGTACGCCGGCTGCGGGAGTCCGAGGAGGAGATGGCCTCCGAGGACCCCGAGGTCGCCGAGCGCGGGATGCGCCGCTACACGCGCGCCGACAACGAGCTGCACGCCGGCGGCGGCTACTCCGCCGAGGCGGAGGCCAAGCAGATCGCCTCGAGCCTCAACATCGACGACCGGCTGCTCGCCCAGCCGCTGCGGACCCTCTCCGGCGGTCAGCGGCGCCGGGTGGAGCTGGCCCGGATCCTGTTCTCCGGCGCCGAGACGCTGCTCCTCGACGAGCCCACCAACCACCTCGACGCCGACTCGATCGTGTGGCTGCGCGAGTTCCTGCGCAACCACAAGGGCGGTCTGATCGTGATCAGCCACGACGTGGGGCTGCTGGAGGCGTGCGTCACCAAGGTGCTGCACCTCGACGCGAACCGGGCCGAGGTCGACGTCTACAACATGGGCTGGAGCTCCTACCTGGCCCAGCGCGAGACCGACGAGCGGCGCCGCAAGCGCGAGCGGCAGAACGCCGAGCGCAAGGCCAGCACGCTGATGGACCAGGCCAACAAGATGCGCGCCAAGGCCACCAAGGCGCAGGCCGCGCAGTCGATGATGAAGCGCGCCGAACGGCTGATGGAGGGCATCGAGGCCGAGCGCAACAGCGACCGGGTGGCGAAGATCGCGTTCCCGAAGCCGGCGCCGTGCGGCAAGACCCCGATGACCGCCTCGGAGCTGTCGAAGTCTTACGGGTCGCTGGAGGTGTTCACCGACGTCGACCTGGCGATCGACCGGGGCAGCCGGGTGGTCATCCTCGGCCTCAACGGCGCCGGGAAGACGACGCTGCTGCGGATCCTGGCCGGCGTGGACCGGCCGGACACCGGCGCGGTGCACCCCGGGCACGGGCTGAAGATCGGCTACTACGCGCAGGAGCACGAGACGCTCGACACCAGCCGGTCGGTGCTGGAGAACCTGCGCACCGCGGCGCCGCAGCTCGCCGACACCGAGGCGCGCAGCGTCCTGGGCTCGTTCCTGTTCTCCGGCGACGACGCGCAGAAGCCCGCGGGCGTGCTCTCGGGTGGGGAGAAGACCCGGCTGGCGCTGGCCATCCTCGTCGTCTCGAGCGCCAACGTGCTGCTGCTCGACGAGCCGACCAACAACCTGGACCCGGCCTCCCGCGAGGAGGTGCTCGCCGCGATCCGCTCCTACGAGGGCGCGATCATCCTGGTCACCCACGACGAGGGGGCGGTCACCGCCCTGGAGCCGGACCGGGTGCTGATCCTGCCCGACGGCGTGGAGGACCTGTGGAACGAGGGCTACGCCGACCTGGTGTCGCTGGCCTGA
- a CDS encoding energy-coupling factor transporter transmembrane component T family protein — MTSLGLFVPGDSALHRARAGHKLLLLLVLGAVSFLLDEVWQVGVGLAAVAGLYGVAGIGPRLLLRQLRPLLWVLGATALFHVLVSGWQRAAVVVGVLVLLVLAAALVTLTTRTTAMVDALVAAVRPLRRLGVDPDRVGLLLALGIRSVPVVIALAEEVRDAQLARGLSASPRAFAVPLIVRSLRHADALGEALVARGVED; from the coding sequence ATGACCTCCCTCGGGCTGTTCGTGCCGGGCGACTCCGCACTGCACCGGGCGCGGGCCGGCCACAAGCTGCTCCTGCTCCTCGTCCTGGGTGCGGTGTCGTTCCTGCTCGACGAGGTGTGGCAGGTGGGGGTCGGCCTGGCCGCGGTGGCCGGGCTGTACGGCGTCGCCGGGATCGGGCCGCGGCTGCTGCTCCGCCAGCTCCGGCCGCTGCTGTGGGTGCTCGGGGCCACCGCCCTGTTCCACGTGCTGGTCAGCGGCTGGCAGCGCGCTGCCGTCGTGGTCGGGGTCCTGGTCCTGCTCGTGCTGGCCGCCGCGCTGGTCACGCTCACCACCCGCACCACCGCGATGGTCGACGCGCTCGTCGCAGCGGTCCGCCCGCTGCGCCGGCTCGGCGTCGACCCGGACCGCGTGGGGCTGCTGCTCGCGCTGGGGATCCGGTCGGTGCCGGTCGTCATCGCGCTCGCCGAGGAGGTGCGCGACGCCCAGCTGGCCCGGGGGCTCTCCGCCAGCCCCCGCGCGTTCGCCGTGCCGCTGATCGTGCGGTCGCTGCGCCATGCCGACGCGCTCGGCGAGGCGCTCGTGGCCCGCGGCGTCGAGGACTGA
- a CDS encoding biotin transporter BioY, with protein MPRSSSRDLALVAVFAGIVAALGAVPAFTPPGFSVPITAQSLGVMLAGSVIGARRGASALLLFLALVAAGLPLLSGGRGGLGVFAGSSVGFLVGFPVAAFVIGWLTTRLGAPYTLVGGLVANLVGGLVLLYVFGAAGLALVLQISPAAAATALWIYLPGDLVKVVVAAFVARGVHAAYPGLLEGRTRERQDAPVA; from the coding sequence GTGCCGCGCAGCAGCTCCCGTGACCTCGCCCTCGTCGCCGTCTTCGCCGGCATCGTCGCGGCACTGGGGGCCGTCCCCGCCTTCACGCCTCCCGGGTTCAGCGTGCCGATCACGGCGCAGTCGCTCGGCGTGATGCTCGCCGGCTCGGTCATCGGGGCCCGCCGCGGCGCCTCCGCGCTGCTGCTGTTCCTGGCGCTCGTCGCCGCCGGCCTGCCGCTGCTCTCCGGCGGCCGCGGCGGGCTCGGCGTCTTCGCCGGCAGCTCCGTCGGCTTCCTCGTCGGCTTCCCGGTCGCCGCCTTCGTGATCGGCTGGCTGACCACCCGGCTGGGCGCGCCGTACACCCTGGTGGGCGGCCTGGTCGCCAACCTCGTCGGCGGCCTGGTCCTGCTCTACGTCTTCGGGGCGGCCGGACTGGCGCTGGTTCTCCAGATCTCGCCGGCGGCGGCCGCCACCGCGCTGTGGATCTACCTCCCCGGCGACCTGGTCAAGGTCGTGGTCGCGGCGTTCGTGGCGCGCGGCGTGCACGCGGCGTACCCCGGCCTGCTCGAGGGCCGCACCCGCGAGCGGCAGGATGCGCCCGTCGCCTGA
- a CDS encoding enoyl-CoA hydratase/isomerase family protein encodes MNSTDVDPEVLERGGVRLEESGLVATITLDRPATKNAQTPATWTALRAVGAALDPAVRVVVVRGAGDTFSSGLDRRMLGAEGVEGEASLLSLLDMPDGEIAESIAGWQEGFTWLRRPDIVSIAVVQGAAVGAGFQLALSCDLRVLAEDARFSMREPILGLVPDLTGTKPLVELVGYSRALEICATTRWVGAEEARDLGLATVVVPREEVDGAVDDLVAALTAPLYGAVTATKALLQSAAVLDLDDQRRVEREAQVRRFRELAALMGE; translated from the coding sequence ATGAACAGCACCGACGTGGACCCCGAGGTCCTCGAGCGCGGCGGGGTCCGGCTCGAGGAGAGCGGCCTGGTCGCCACGATCACGCTCGACCGTCCGGCCACCAAGAACGCCCAGACCCCGGCCACCTGGACGGCGCTGCGCGCGGTCGGCGCGGCTCTCGACCCGGCCGTGCGGGTGGTGGTGGTGCGCGGTGCCGGCGACACGTTCTCCTCCGGGCTGGACCGACGGATGCTGGGCGCCGAGGGCGTGGAGGGCGAGGCGTCCCTGCTGAGCCTGCTCGACATGCCGGACGGGGAGATCGCCGAGTCCATCGCCGGCTGGCAGGAGGGGTTCACCTGGCTGCGCCGTCCCGACATCGTCAGCATCGCCGTCGTGCAGGGCGCCGCGGTCGGCGCGGGCTTCCAGCTGGCGCTCTCCTGCGACCTGCGGGTGCTCGCCGAGGACGCCCGGTTCTCGATGCGCGAGCCGATCCTCGGCCTGGTCCCGGACCTGACGGGAACAAAACCACTCGTCGAGCTGGTTGGCTACTCGCGAGCCCTGGAGATCTGCGCCACCACCCGCTGGGTCGGTGCCGAGGAGGCCCGGGACCTCGGTCTGGCCACGGTCGTGGTGCCCCGCGAGGAGGTCGACGGCGCCGTGGACGACCTGGTCGCGGCCCTGACGGCGCCGCTCTACGGTGCGGTCACCGCCACCAAGGCACTGTTGCAGAGCGCAGCCGTGCTCGACCTGGACGACCAGCGCCGGGTCGAGCGGGAGGCGCAGGTGCGCCGGTTCCGGGAGCTCGCCGCGCTGATGGGGGAGTGA
- a CDS encoding ABC transporter ATP-binding protein produces MIEIKDVSHVYDQGAAARAVLRDVAVRFEEQRVGVIGANGSGKSTFARLLNGLVVPTQGRVRVDGLDTRSDGRGVRRRVGFCFTDPDAQIVMPTVAEDIGFGLRRRGWSRAEVAERVAAALAAYGLEGHADHPAHLLSGGQKQLLALASVLVTEPAVLVMDEPTTLLDLRNALRVAEVVAGLPQQVVLVTHHLELLAGFDRVLVFDEGRLVADDLPDAAVAYYRKLMA; encoded by the coding sequence GTGATCGAGATAAAGGACGTCTCGCACGTCTACGACCAGGGCGCGGCGGCGCGCGCCGTGCTCCGCGACGTCGCCGTCCGGTTCGAGGAGCAGCGGGTCGGCGTCATCGGGGCGAACGGCTCCGGCAAGTCGACGTTCGCGCGGCTGCTCAACGGTCTGGTGGTCCCGACGCAGGGCCGGGTGCGCGTCGACGGCCTGGACACCCGCAGCGACGGCCGTGGCGTCCGGCGGCGGGTGGGGTTCTGCTTCACCGACCCCGACGCCCAGATCGTCATGCCGACCGTCGCGGAGGACATCGGCTTCGGGCTGCGCCGGCGCGGCTGGTCCCGGGCCGAGGTGGCGGAACGGGTCGCGGCGGCGCTGGCGGCGTACGGCCTCGAGGGGCATGCCGACCATCCCGCCCACCTGCTCTCCGGCGGCCAGAAGCAGCTGCTCGCGCTCGCCTCGGTGCTGGTCACCGAGCCGGCGGTGCTGGTGATGGACGAGCCGACGACGCTGCTCGACCTGCGCAACGCCCTCCGGGTCGCGGAGGTGGTCGCGGGCCTGCCGCAGCAGGTCGTGCTGGTCACGCACCACCTCGAGCTGCTCGCCGGCTTCGACCGGGTGCTGGTCTTCGACGAGGGCCGGCTCGTCGCCGACGACCTGCCCGACGCGGCGGTGGCCTACTACCGCAAGCTGATGGCATGA
- the ypfJ gene encoding KPN_02809 family neutral zinc metallopeptidase: MRVGGGIGGIILLVIVFLLNSQLGGGSSGAGGSGGETTSSLESCTDGAAANHDRSCALVADVNSIQAYWDQALPEQSGTAYEPAVTNLFSGRTDTGCGPASSDVGPFYCPVDKNVYLDVSFFEQMLQGQLGARGGPFSEAYVLAHEYGHHVQDLLGQMGKVRTQQGASSDAVRLELQADCYAGMWSKHATEVPDASGEPFILDLTEDDIARALDAARAVGDDRIQQRSGGQVDPDRWTHGSAEQRMRWFRTGLDQGTLEACDTFSASTL, encoded by the coding sequence ATGCGTGTCGGGGGCGGGATCGGCGGCATCATCCTGCTGGTCATCGTGTTTCTGCTCAACAGCCAGCTGGGCGGCGGCTCGTCGGGGGCCGGCGGGTCGGGTGGCGAGACCACCTCCTCGTTGGAGAGCTGCACCGACGGCGCGGCCGCGAACCACGACCGCAGCTGCGCGCTGGTGGCCGACGTGAACTCGATCCAGGCCTACTGGGACCAGGCGCTCCCCGAGCAGAGCGGGACGGCGTACGAGCCCGCGGTCACCAACCTGTTCAGCGGACGCACCGACACCGGCTGCGGCCCGGCCTCCTCCGACGTGGGCCCCTTCTACTGCCCGGTGGACAAGAACGTCTACCTCGACGTGAGCTTCTTCGAGCAGATGCTCCAGGGACAGCTCGGCGCCCGCGGCGGCCCGTTCTCCGAGGCCTACGTGCTCGCCCACGAGTACGGCCACCACGTCCAGGACCTGCTCGGCCAGATGGGCAAGGTGCGCACCCAGCAGGGCGCCAGCAGCGACGCCGTCCGGCTGGAGCTGCAGGCCGACTGCTACGCCGGGATGTGGTCCAAGCACGCCACCGAGGTGCCCGACGCCAGCGGTGAGCCGTTCATCCTCGACCTGACCGAGGACGACATCGCCCGCGCTCTCGACGCGGCCCGCGCGGTCGGCGACGACCGGATCCAGCAGCGTTCGGGCGGCCAGGTGGACCCGGACCGGTGGACGCACGGGTCGGCCGAGCAGCGCATGCGCTGGTTCCGGACCGGCCTCGACCAGGGCACGCTCGAGGCCTGCGACACGTTCTCGGCCTCCACGCTCTGA
- a CDS encoding AMP-binding protein, with protein sequence MRPSPDRPVDLAAAPDPVAAFRDAEDTGRPVLLRTAGSSAAPRGVVRSTGSWTRSFAHVSALAAIDAGSRVLVPGPSTSSMNLFARVHAAYVGARIVELPTQASHAVLTPSGLDALLDGPVPEGLAAVVAGDRLSPALHRRATGRGLVVHHYYGAAELSFVAWGAHAEDLAPFPEVEVEIRDGEVWVRSPYLCEGYGAVDGVRPGAGPGPWRRSPDGFASVGDRGHLEDGRLRLGGRPGTLTTGGATVQVGDVEAVLRPLAHGDVLVVGAPTNGWARCRPRCSPTPPTSSGCCRPAATCSTRRPGRGCGSGCPGCRPPPPARPTGSGSRTWWPPAPPTYGGWPHLAPPRSDVPTSVGTP encoded by the coding sequence ATGCGCCCGTCGCCTGACCGTCCGGTCGACCTGGCCGCGGCGCCCGACCCGGTGGCTGCCTTCCGCGACGCCGAGGACACCGGCCGCCCGGTGCTGCTGCGCACCGCCGGCTCGAGCGCCGCGCCCCGCGGCGTGGTCCGCTCGACCGGCTCGTGGACCCGCTCGTTCGCCCACGTCAGCGCGCTCGCCGCGATCGACGCGGGCAGCCGGGTCCTGGTTCCGGGGCCCTCGACGTCGTCGATGAACCTGTTCGCGCGGGTGCACGCGGCGTACGTCGGCGCCCGGATCGTCGAGCTGCCGACGCAGGCGAGCCACGCCGTGCTGACCCCGTCCGGCCTGGACGCGCTGCTGGACGGTCCGGTCCCCGAGGGCCTGGCGGCGGTGGTCGCGGGCGACCGGCTCTCCCCCGCGCTGCACCGGCGGGCCACCGGACGGGGCCTGGTCGTGCACCACTACTACGGGGCCGCGGAGCTCTCGTTCGTCGCCTGGGGCGCGCACGCCGAGGACCTGGCGCCGTTCCCGGAGGTGGAGGTGGAGATCCGCGACGGCGAGGTCTGGGTCCGCTCCCCCTACCTGTGCGAGGGCTACGGCGCGGTCGACGGCGTCCGTCCCGGCGCCGGCCCCGGGCCGTGGCGGCGGAGCCCGGACGGGTTCGCCAGCGTCGGTGACCGCGGGCACCTGGAGGACGGCCGGCTGCGGCTCGGCGGCCGGCCGGGGACGCTGACCACCGGCGGCGCCACCGTCCAGGTCGGGGACGTGGAGGCGGTGCTGCGTCCGCTGGCCCACGGAGACGTGCTCGTGGTCGGCGCCCCCACGAACGGCTGGGCACGGTGCCGGCCGCGGTGCTCACCGACGCCGCCGACGTCGAGCGGCTGCTGCCGGCCAGCCGCGACCTGCTCGACCCGGCGGCCCGGCCGCGGCTGTGGTTCTGGCTGCCCAGGCTGCCGACCACCACCGCCGGCAAGACCGACCGGGAGCGGGTCGCGGACCTGGTGGCCACCGGCGCCCCCGACGTACGGCGGCTGGCCGCACCTCGCGCCGCCGCGAAGCGACGTCCCGACTAGCGTGGGCACACCATGA
- the sufU gene encoding Fe-S cluster assembly sulfur transfer protein SufU: MAENLDSLYQEIILDHYKNPHHAGLREPYEAEVHHVNPTCGDEVTLRVHLVPSDTDAAQMVVGDVSYDAEGCSISQASASVMTDLVIGRPVTEAVSVHEEFLALMQGRGTVEPDEDVLEDGIAFAGVAKFPARVKCALLSWMAWKDATAQILAAADSATPTPATHSADPNHTKEQS; encoded by the coding sequence ATGGCAGAGAATCTCGACTCGCTGTACCAGGAGATCATCCTGGACCACTACAAGAACCCGCACCACGCCGGGCTCCGCGAGCCCTACGAGGCCGAGGTGCACCACGTGAACCCGACCTGCGGTGACGAGGTGACGCTCCGGGTGCACCTGGTGCCGTCGGACACCGACGCCGCGCAGATGGTCGTCGGCGACGTCTCCTACGACGCCGAGGGCTGCTCGATCAGCCAGGCGTCGGCCTCGGTGATGACGGACCTGGTGATCGGCAGGCCGGTCACCGAGGCGGTCTCCGTGCACGAGGAGTTCCTGGCTCTCATGCAGGGCCGCGGCACCGTCGAGCCCGACGAGGACGTCCTCGAGGACGGCATCGCCTTCGCCGGCGTCGCCAAGTTCCCGGCACGCGTGAAGTGCGCGCTGCTGTCGTGGATGGCCTGGAAGGACGCCACCGCCCAGATACTGGCCGCGGCCGACAGCGCGACCCCCACCCCGGCCACCCACTCGGCCGACCCGAACCACACCAAGGAGCAGTCATGA
- a CDS encoding cysteine desulfurase, whose amino-acid sequence MTETVTLPGLLPGLDLIRADFPILSRTMEGGHPLVYLDSANTSQKPQVVIDAMVDHLERHNANVARAMHQLGAESSAAFEAARDTVAAFLNAPSRDEVIFTKNASEAINLVANTFAWARGPLALGEGDEVLITEMEHHSNIVPWQLLTQRTGARLRWFGLTEDGRLDLSNIDELITERTRIVSLTWVSNMLGTVNPVAEIARRAHEVGAVVVVDAAQAVPQMPVDVQAIGADFVAFTGHKVTGPTGIGVLWGRRELLDQLPPFLGGGEMIATVSMERSTYAPIPHKFEAGTPPIVEAVGLGAALDYLSAVGLENIRAHEEAITGYALERLTSLPGVHVLGPLSAQLRGGAISFELDGVHPHDVAQVLDSRGVAVRAGHHCAKPAHKRFGVQSSTRMSSYLYTTPAEIDALIEGLEYTQKYFKVG is encoded by the coding sequence ATGACCGAGACGGTCACCTTGCCGGGGCTGCTGCCCGGGCTCGACCTGATCCGGGCCGACTTCCCGATCCTGTCGCGCACGATGGAGGGCGGCCACCCGCTGGTCTACCTCGACAGCGCCAACACCTCGCAGAAGCCGCAGGTCGTGATCGACGCGATGGTCGACCACCTCGAGCGGCACAACGCCAACGTGGCCAGGGCGATGCACCAGCTCGGGGCCGAGTCGTCCGCGGCGTTCGAGGCGGCGCGCGACACGGTCGCCGCCTTCCTCAACGCCCCCTCGCGCGACGAGGTGATCTTCACCAAGAACGCGTCGGAGGCGATCAACCTGGTCGCCAACACCTTTGCCTGGGCCCGCGGGCCGCTCGCGCTCGGTGAGGGCGACGAGGTGCTGATCACCGAGATGGAGCACCACTCCAACATCGTGCCGTGGCAGCTGCTCACCCAGCGCACCGGTGCCCGGCTGCGCTGGTTCGGCCTCACCGAGGACGGCCGGCTCGACCTGTCGAACATCGACGAGCTGATCACCGAGCGCACCCGGATCGTCTCGCTGACCTGGGTCTCCAACATGCTCGGCACCGTCAACCCGGTCGCCGAGATCGCCCGCCGCGCCCACGAGGTCGGTGCCGTCGTGGTCGTCGACGCCGCCCAGGCCGTGCCGCAGATGCCGGTCGACGTGCAGGCGATCGGCGCGGACTTCGTCGCGTTCACCGGCCACAAGGTGACCGGGCCGACGGGGATCGGCGTGCTCTGGGGACGCCGGGAGCTGCTCGACCAGCTGCCCCCGTTCCTCGGCGGCGGCGAGATGATCGCCACCGTGTCGATGGAGCGCTCGACGTACGCCCCGATCCCGCACAAGTTCGAGGCCGGCACCCCGCCGATCGTCGAGGCCGTCGGTCTCGGCGCCGCGCTGGACTACCTCAGTGCCGTGGGTCTGGAGAACATCCGGGCCCACGAGGAGGCGATCACGGGCTATGCCCTGGAGCGGCTGACCTCGCTGCCGGGCGTGCACGTCCTCGGACCGCTCTCCGCCCAGCTGCGGGGCGGCGCGATCTCCTTCGAGCTCGACGGGGTGCACCCGCACGACGTGGCGCAGGTGCTCGACTCCCGCGGGGTCGCGGTGCGCGCCGGTCACCACTGCGCCAAGCCGGCGCACAAACGCTTCGGCGTGCAGAGCTCGACCCGGATGTCGTCGTACCTCTACACGACTCCGGCCGAGATCGACGCGCTCATCGAGGGGTTGGAGTACACCCAGAAGTACTTCAAGGTGGGATGA
- a CDS encoding metal-sulfur cluster assembly factor encodes MKDVVDPELGINVVDLGLVYDVHLDEGSNVVLDMTLTSAACPLTDVITDQTNQALEGLVKDVTINWVWMPPWGPDKITDDGREMLRALGFNV; translated from the coding sequence ATGAAGGACGTCGTCGACCCCGAGCTCGGCATCAACGTCGTGGACCTCGGCCTGGTCTACGACGTGCACCTCGACGAAGGCAGCAACGTCGTCCTCGACATGACGCTGACCTCCGCGGCGTGCCCGCTGACCGACGTGATCACCGACCAGACCAACCAGGCCCTCGAGGGGCTGGTCAAGGACGTGACGATCAACTGGGTCTGGATGCCGCCGTGGGGCCCGGACAAGATCACCGACGACGGCCGGGAGATGCTCCGCGCCCTCGGCTTCAACGTCTGA